The sequence below is a genomic window from Plasmodium sp. gorilla clade G2 genome assembly, contig: PADLG01_00_13, whole genome shotgun sequence.
aatgttaataaaataaattgcaaagttattaacaaaaaaacacCTTGCGCATATACTTAATAGAATATAATCATCTATAGTCGAAATTTGCGATCAAGTTATAACTACAAGTAAATATATGCAGTTTACcatatataacaattttaacaattaataaataaaggaGCAtgcacataatatattattaaacctaacgcatatattattttacctattaatatattattttattatcaagTAAAACAATTATTGAATATCGATAACCTTTTTGTATTAACCTAAAATTATGTGTTTCATTaaaatcatatttttaaatgttacAAAAATGTAATTAAGGTcgatttataatatacatatatatatgtatatataacatttcgTTTTACCTAATAATGTTTATAAATTACATCAAAtgtgttaataatatatataattaagtttaaatatatattacattacatataaataaatacatgcaattattatattatataatttttttttaattgtaaaatataaatttattttaatacaatataattattgCCTTAAAAcagtttaatatatattataaaataactaaataatgttatttaaatttattattcttatataaaatacttatatatatatatattgaaaattatgtataaaaaattttgaaatataaataaaaaaaaaaaaaaaaaaaaaaaaaatttaaatctaaaataaaattaaattatatattttaataatttaatttttttctaaattgACAAAATTGAAtttctcaaaaaaaaaaatgtttattgtcttatttaattttttttttttttttttttttttttttttggagcTGCTCCGACATTAAAAAGAAACGAAAcgatatgtattttttttataattaatattcaCGGTTAcgtttctattttttttttttttttttttatttctttttctttttttaattaattatttatttgtattaattaaaatatatggaagTATGCAAAATTATGCATACTCCTAAATGAAAAGAgtaaaaaaatggaaaattcacttatattttatgtctATTATATATGTCCGTTCGATATTCTTATTGTTTATTATCAAAATGgtgtaattataaaaatggtaATTATTGGTATTGTACAAATATgtgaaaattaaaaaatatgtacaactgtaaaaatatattattcatttatatatataatatttcatatacacaaatatatatataacatataattgTGTACTCCTTTTTGAATAcggtttttatttttacttttgttacttatttttattctggGTTATTTTGTTCTGtacttttttaaatatatatcgtAATAATAGTTGTTGAGTACGCATTAATATGTCACTTTGAAataaacattatataattcaaaaaagTATTAGTAAAAAATGGCTTCGTTTTTTAAAACTCCAGTCGTTATTTTAGTTTTGTTTTTATACTTACATGAAAAGGTACTATGTtcaataaatgaaaatgaaaatgcaatagaaaatataaacgAAAATGTAAACGAAATTGAAAATGTCAATCAAACTATAAATGGATATGACAATATTGATCAATTAAAATCCATGATTGGAAATGATGAACTACATAAGAATTTAACaatattagaaaaattaattttagaATCGTTAGAAAaggataaattaaaatatcctCTCCTTAAACAAGAAACTGAACAATTGTTAGATATATcgaaatttaaaaaaaaaaatgtaaatgataCGAATGATGAATCTTACATCGTACCTACGATACAATCGACTTTTTATGATATGGTAAAATATGAACATCTTATGAAAAAACAATTAATAGAAATTTACAATTCTGATATTTCAGAtataattaagaaaaaaatcttTATTGTAAGAACATTGAAAACCATAAAATTAATGCTTATACCATTAAATTCGTacaaacaaaataatgatttaaaaaCTGCGCTcgaagaattaaataatgtttttataGCAAAAGATGTACAAgagaaaaaaacaattagTCCAATAGGTGACCACGAAACGTtttttagaaatatattatttcgtGTGTATGATATTCAACAGTCGCACGacatagaaaataaatacgATACAATTATACTTGATGATACCAAAATAGATGTAATGGATacaaatgattttttttttacgacCAACTCCAATATAAATTTCATGGAAGCATTAGATGATATAACAGATCAATACGGATTAGGTTTAATTAACCATTTGGGTCCTCACTTaataggtatatatatataaataaatataaatatatatatattcacatatatttacatttatatacatatatttacatatatatttttttttctacagCCCTGGGACATTTTGTTGTATTAAAATTAGCgctaaaaaattataatagttATTTCCAAGCAAAAcgtataaaattttttagttGGCAAAAAATATTAGAGTTCTCCATGTCTGATAGATTTAAAGTTCTTGACATGATGTGTGACCATGAATCAGTTTACTATTCCGaaaaaaagagaagaaaAACGTACTTGAAAGTTGATCGATCACACACATCTATggaatgtaatatattagaatacctaatacattattttaataaatatcagttagaaataataaaaactacTCAAGATACCGATTTTGATTTACATGGGATGATggaacataaatatataaaagattatttcttttcatttatgTGTAATGATCCTAAagaatgtattatttatcatacgaaccaatttaaaaaagaagcaAACGAAGAAAATACTTTTCCTGAAGAACCTAATCGTGAAATAAgtgcatataatatatatttaaattattattatttcatgaAACGTTACAGTTGTTATGGAACAAAAAAAACCTTATATGTCCATTTATTAAACTTAACAGGGCTTctaagtaataaaaaataaatatatatatacatatatatgtgattatatatatatatatatatatatatatatatatatatatgttttttttttttttttttttttttagattatGATACAAGAGCGTATGTCACATCACTTTATTTGCCAGGATATTATAACagtaagtatatatatatatatgtatatgtatgtatacatgtatataatataaatatcatcatatattatattattttttttttagctgTCGAAATGTCATTTACTGAAGAGAAGGAGTTTTCCAAACTTTTTGAAAACttattaaaatgtaaataaataaataaataaatatatatatatatatatatatatatatatatatgtttaatatatttgataaatataGTTTTTTGTTGATATGTAATTATgttttagttttttttttttttttggaaataatatatattatttatattttacatatttataatatatatatatatatacatatatatttcatatacatatacatatatacatatatatacatatatattgatagGTATTGAGAAATGTCATTTACACCAACCAAATACATTATCAAAAGATAGTAATTTCCTTAACGAGGTATCAAAATGCAATGTATGCAAAGGagcatttttatattctaacagtaatatgaaaaaataaacaaggggatatatatatatatatatatatatatatatatatatatatatatatatatatacataaacacatatacataaatatatacatatatatttatatatatatatttttttttagtgaAATTTGATGAAGTTCCTTCGATGTTACAAAAATTTTACGTATATCTAACTAAAGGGCTCAAAATACAAAAAGTGTCATCTCTAATGAGAACGCTAGATATGTATCAAGAGTACAGTAATTTCTTATCTCATGATATTAATTGGTACACAttcctatttttatttcGACTTACCAGTTTCAaaggtaataaaaatatacatataaatatataaatatatgtacacacacacatatatatatatatttatttatagataTTTCAACCAAAAATGTCGCTGAAGCaatgtatttaaatataaaagatgaagaTTCATTTAACAGAACCGTCGTAACAAACTATTGGTTCCCTTCgcctataaaaaaatattatactttATATGTTAGGAAACGTATTCCAAACAATTTAGTAGATggtaataaacaaatatatttattatatatatatatatatatttttgtaatcactatatatatacacttatatatacatatatatatatattttcttagaACTGGAAAAATTAATGAAAGTTGGAACATtggaaaaaatgaaaaaatctCTCACATTTTTGGTCCATGTCAACTCGTTTTTACAACTAGATTTTTTCCATCAATTGAATGAACCACCTCTAGGATTACCAAGATCCTATCCTTTATCGTTAATTCTCGAACATAAATTTAAAGATTGGATGATTAGTTCGCCCGCAGGGTTTTATTTTTCCAATTATCACAATccatatataagaaaagatTTGCATGATAAAGTCTTGTCACAAAAATTTGAACCTCCAAAAATGAATCAATGGAACAAAGTTTTGAAATCATTGATCGAGTGCGCCTACGATATGTATTTTGATCAGAGACATgtgaaaaatttatataaatatcataacatttataatatcaataataaattaatgttAATGCGCGACTCCATGGAATTGTACAAAACCCATTTTGACGACGTCTTATTTTTTGCAGATATTTTCAATATGAGAAAATATATGACTGCAACACCAACATATAAAAAGGTAAAAGACCGAGTGTACCATACATTACACAGCATTATGGGAAATTCGGTCAATTTTTACAATTATGGTATAATATATGGCTTTAAAGTAAATAAagttatattaaaagaagtgGTGGACGAATTGTtttccatatataattttaacacAGATATATTTTCAGATACATCTTTTTTGCAAAcagtttatttattatttagaaGAATAGAAGAATCCTACAGGACACAACGAAGAAACGATAAaatggtaaaaaaaaatatacatatctatttatatatatgtttatacgtatatatagaaaatatatatatatatatatatatccacccaaatacatatatgttttttttgcAGAGTGTGAATAATGTTTTTTTCATGAATGTTGCAAATAATTATTCGAAATTAAACAAAGAAGAACGAGAAGTGGAAATACATAATTCGATGGCATCACGATATTATGCAAAAACGATGTTTGCAGCATTTCAAATGTTATTTTCAACAATGTTAAGTAATAATGTAGATAATCTTGATAAAGCCTATGGATTAAGTGAAAATATCCAGGTAGCAACGAGCACATCCGCTTTTCTCACATTTGCATATGTATATAACGGAAGTATTATGGATAGTATGACCAACAGTTTGTTGCCACCATATGCGAAAAAACCCATCACACAattaaaatatggaaaaactTTCGTTTTCTCCAACTATTTCATGCTAGCATCGAAAATGTACGATATgttgaattataaaaatttaagtcTTTTATGTGAATATCAGGCTGTAGCAAGTGCCAATTTTTACTCGTCAAAAAAAGTCGGTCAGTTTATTGGAAGAAAATTTTTACCGATTACTaccttatttttaataaaaagaattaagGGATCAATAGAATGGGCGCAAGGTATTGATTGTACAAAAAAGGGTATTGTTACGCATAACTGTAGTGGGCAAACATCTGGCCCAGATCCTTGTTCTCCACAAGATCCTAAGCCTCGTAATTTCTTCTTTACTGATTTTCTTGCTGCTGAGGCATCccaatatttatttttttactttttcacAAATTTATACCTAGATGCAGGCAAATATTTTCCTGGAGGGTTTGGTCCTGCAATAAAGGAACAAACAAAACATGTTACAGAACACACGTACGAACGCAAACCTTCCGTTCATAGTTTTAATAGAAATTTTTTCATGGAACTGACGAACGGGTTCATGTAcgctttttgttttttcgcTGTTTATCCtttatatgcatattatgaaaatattcatttttatattacgaGCAATTTCCGTTTCTTGGATCGATATTATAGTGTattcaataaatatttaataaattttgtaaGAACAAAACTTAAAGAAATTACCAGTgacattttaataaaatacgAACGTGAAGCGTacttaaatatgaaaaagtaTGGGTATCTAGGTGAAGTTATTGCTTCAAGATTGTCGCCCAAAGATAAAATCATAAATTATTTGCACACATCAAACGAGGAGACCATGAATAATTTGAGACGATATGATATGGAACATGCGTTCAAGAACAAAATGGCTACTTATGTGGACGATTTTGCTTATTTTGACGATTGTGGCAAAAACGAACAGTTTTTAAACGACAGATGTGATTACTGCCCTGTGGTTGAAGAGGTGGAGGAAACACAACTACAACCACAATTACTCTCAGACACTGATGAGACCACTAACATGTCAAAACCAACTAATACGTATATAGATATCGAAAAAATTAACGAATCGGAATCGGTAGATAGTGACGACGATGAAAACGAATTTGACAATCCCGATGATGAATTAATGGTCGCACGATTTcactaaaataaaatatatataattttgtatataatagtaatattcatattttttaaattattctgcattttttttctttttattcctttattttaatacataattatatatattatgatttagAATTTGTGtttgtttataatatgtgtataactttaattaattatttgatttgtttgtttttagGTTTACGTTCTCTTTTtttcctatttttttttttttttttttttttttttttggagtttgttttttttttaatatttatttagttttttgaaattttgatttaattttttgtgcgtattattatttttcataattgtgttcttatatatatttttaagataATCATACAGaagttatattttcattcatatttaattttttatatttttgaaattaacaaatatacaataaaaaatttattcaaaattataattgtcacattcatttttgttttatatttattttcacctataaatttttttctgtgattttaatattatcgataattatattgatgttttatgatatttttttaacatatataagtaagtaaataaataaatatatatattttttaaaaaaattaaatatatttgttcatttaataagtataaaaatcatattttattataatataaaataatatgtagaATTATATTGTGTAATAAAATTCGTCTTGTAATTTATGagtaaaaaaagaatgaaaattatttgaattcTTGAAactataatttaatttttaatatacctttatgtttttaaaaaaaaaaaaaaaaaaaaaataataataataataataaaataaaataaaaataatgtgaacgaaagaattaaatttttttctttaaataatataattaagatgacattttatatatttattataaaataattaattttttttttttttttataaagtccataatttaatatttgaaCAAATTATCCTTTTGTTTTGACGTGGGGATTTAACTTacctttttattaattattaacgTTTTTCAAACGTTAACATAATATAACTCCATTAGGAtcattataagaaatatttcttctattaatataatttttatttttatacataatattagaatatttattatttattaaggGGATATTTTGTTGATCATGATCTGTTAATTGGTATTAATCCACCTTTTTTCACTTTAATCCATAACTATTTGCATAG
It includes:
- a CDS encoding cytoadherence linked asexual protein 3.2 is translated as MASFFKTPVVILVLFLYLHEKVLCSINENENAIENINENVNEIENVNQTINGYDNIDQLKSMIGNDELHKNLTILEKLILESLEKDKLKYPLLKQETEQLLDISKFKKKNVNDTNDESYIVPTIQSTFYDMVKYEHLMKKQLIEIYNSDISDIIKKKIFIVRTLKTIKLMLIPLNSYKQNNDLKTALEELNNVFIAKDVQEKKTISPIGDHETFFRNILFRVYDIQQSHDIENKYDTIILDDTKIDVMDTNDFFFTTNSNINFMEALDDITDQYGLGLINHLGPHLIALGHFVVLKLALKNYNSYFQAKRIKFFSWQKILEFSMSDRFKVLDMMCDHESVYYSEKKRRKTYLKVDRSHTSMECNILEYLIHYFNKYQLEIIKTTQDTDFDLHGMMEHKYIKDYFFSFMCNDPKECIIYHTNQFKKEANEENTFPEEPNREISAYNIYLNYYYFMKRYSCYGTKKTLYVHLLNLTGLLNYDTRAYVTSLYLPGYYNTVEMSFTEEKEFSKLFENLLKCIEKCHLHQPNTLSKDSNFLNEVSKCNVCKGAFLYSNMKFDEVPSMLQKFYVYLTKGLKIQKVSSLMRTLDMYQEYSNFLSHDINWYTFLFLFRLTSFKDISTKNVAEAMYLNIKDEDSFNRTVVTNYWFPSPIKKYYTLYVRKRIPNNLVDELEKLMKVGTLEKMKKSLTFLVHVNSFLQLDFFHQLNEPPLGLPRSYPLSLILEHKFKDWMISSPAGFYFSNYHNPYIRKDLHDKVLSQKFEPPKMNQWNKVLKSLIECAYDMYFDQRHVKNLYKYHNIYNINNKLMLMRDSMELYKTHFDDVLFFADIFNMRKYMTATPTYKKVKDRVYHTLHSIMGNSVNFYNYGIIYGFKVNKVILKEVVDELFSIYNFNTDIFSDTSFLQTVYLLFRRIEESYRTQRRNDKMSVNNVFFMNVANNYSKLNKEEREVEIHNSMASRYYAKTMFAAFQMLFSTMLSNNVDNLDKAYGLSENIQVATSTSAFLTFAYVYNGSIMDSMTNSLLPPYAKKPITQLKYGKTFVFSNYFMLASKMYDMLNYKNLSLLCEYQAVASANFYSSKKVGQFIGRKFLPITTLFLIKRIKGSIEWAQGIDCTKKGIVTHNCSGQTSGPDPCSPQDPKPRNFFFTDFLAAEASQYLFFYFFTNLYLDAGKYFPGGFGPAIKEQTKHVTEHTYERKPSVHSFNRNFFMELTNGFMYAFCFFAVYPLYAYYENIHFYITSNFRFLDRYYSVFNKYLINFVRTKLKEITSDILIKYEREAYLNMKKYGYLGEVIASRLSPKDKIINYLHTSNEETMNNLRRYDMEHAFKNKMATYVDDFAYFDDCGKNEQFLNDRCDYCPVVEEVEETQLQPQLLSDTDETTNMSKPTNTYIDIEKINESESVDSDDDENEFDNPDDELMVARFH